CGGATTTGCGATTGAGTTGCGGGCTGCCCTTGATGCCGTACAATTTCCGGAAAGTTACGGGCCGATAGGTATCATCCACGTTCCTCCAGCCTCTGGCAATGGCATTATGGTTATCCCACTTTTCCACCTCAGCATCTGCATTTAAAAAAGGGTTTCATTTAGCAGTCGGTTGAGAAAGAATATTTGTCACAAAATACCTGTGAGGTGATGCTCGGGTTGGTTGGGATGGTCTCCAATCCTTCGCCGACTTTGAGATTCTACATATTCTTCATTGACTGAAAGAAATTTCATATAATTATTATTAAGTGCTCTATTCCTTTTCCCGAAAATTGGTCACACTAAGGGTCATATTTGCAAGTCAACAAAACAAGAAGTACATTTGTAAAACCAAGGCGAGAAGACAAAGTGAGTGAGACAGTGGCATCACAGAGACAGAACTGAAGGTTGAAATATGGGGCTCCGACacaccaaaataaaagtagGACATTTAAAAACAGCCTTCTTTGTCTATGTCAATTTCACATGCACCTGTGTGTTTGGCGGTTTCTCTTTTCTGGGGTTTGTTCACTCACTTTAGTCGTGTGTGCTTATGTACTTATTgattgaagactttgttggaAGTGACACTGGAGCAATTGAAGTATAGACTAGaggttgaagaagaagattggAGCACCTGTCCTCCTGTGGAATGTCCAGCCCCCTGGATTGGCAGTAGAGACTGCGGGAGGGCCGACATGATGGGTGGCAGTGGGGCATTCAAGTCCGCCATCATGGCATCAAAGTTAGCCTTGAGCTGCTGAGACGTGGGCTTCCCTGCACCCAATGAAGAGGTGGAGGAGGGTCGAGGATGTGGAGGAGGCTGGATATTCGTGAAAGGAGAGTGCTCCATCTTGTTGCCTGGACTCATCCGTGGAGGGTTATCATTAGTATTAGTAACAGGGAAACGCGTTCTCATACCTCCCAAGATGGCAGACGGATCTTGAATGCCCCCATTGATTCCACCCTGTCCGCCAAATGACCCGTCAATGGTACAATAGTCGGCGATATGGGAGTTCGATAGACTTGATTGGCTTTGTTGAAAGGCTTGTTGATCAGACATTTGCATGGACTGAGCAGACGCTTGTGGTTGCTCCTGTTGCTGTTGTGGCTGAGTGAATTGTGGTTTAGGCTGCAAGGGTTGAACTTGGGGCACGATCATTTCCTGACGCTTCACAGGTCTGGAAATCATGTCGGGGGGTGGGGCGGCTTGTTTGAAATGTTCAACAAGATTTTTGACCGAATGCCGTTGTTGGCTCTCCATATCGTAGTTCTGCTGAAGGCCGGAGGGAGATTTCTCAATGTCCCCTTTTACTCGGAGCTGATTGCCAAATTCAGTTGCTTTTAAGGATGAAAATGGGGACACATCTTGGTCTTCCTCGCCATAAAGGCGAGGGCGCCCAATGGATCCAGTTTGTCTGAGTTGGTCTCCAAATTCAGTTTTACGCAAAGATGAGAAGGTCGAGTTGTCTGAGTCATCCCATTGACCCTGCTTGGAGGGTGCAGTGGTGAAATGGATATCCCCCTGCGTGCGAATAAGTGCTCCAGTAGTTGTTGGCCGCAAGGAAGTGGAGTAATCGGCACCTTCCATTGAAGACGACACTTGGAAGCTGCTGGACTGCTTTTGCTGGGATTCAGAATGGTGATAGTTTTGGAACTGGACGGGTTGTTGGCCTGGAGAGTGTCCAAATGTCTGCTGAGTTTGCACCTGGGACTGGGACTGGGACTGGAACGAGTAGGATTGAGATTGCGACATGGATGAGGATTGAAGTGAGTAATTGCCATCCTGGCTAGGTGGCTGCCACATGGGTTGAGCTAGTTGGgtctgttgttgctgctgtagTTGCTGTTCTTGTTGCTTTTGCCATTGCATCTGCTTTTCTTGCTGCATATGGAATTGTTCCTGTTGTCTCATCTGCTCCTGTTGTTGGCGCGCTTGCTCCTCTTGTTGTCTTACTTGTTGCTCATGTTGAGATCTTTGCttctcttgttcttgttggaACCGAGCCTCCTCTGCTGCTGCTTGTTGGCGTTGGTATTCTTCCTGAGCTGCACGTTGCTCAGCAGCTTGTTGCTGCATTCGGAGTTGTTCTGCATGTTCCTGTTCTTGCCTTTGTCGCTCAGCTGCTTCTTGTTCCTGCATTCGGAGTTGTTCTGCATGTTCCTGTTCCTGCCTTTGCCGCTCCACCGCTTCTTGTTCCTGTCTTTGCCTCTCAGCTGCTTCTTGTTCCTGCCTTTGTCGCTCAGCCGCTTCTTGCTCGTGCCTTTGCCTCTCAGCCGCTTCTTGCTCCTGCCTTTGCCTCTCGGCCGCTTCTTGCTCCTGCCTTTGCCTCTCAGCCGCTTCTTGCTCTTGTCTTTGCCGCTCAGTCGCTTCTTGCTCTTGCCTTTGCCGCTCAGCCGCTTCTTGCTCTTGCCTTTGCCGCTCAGCCGCTTCTTGCTCTTGCCTTTGCCGCTCAGCCGCTTCTTGCTCTTGCTGTTGTCGCTCAGCCGCTTCTTGCTCTTGTCTTTGACGTTCTACTGCTTCCTGCTCCATTCTTGCTTGATCGGCTGCCTCTTGTTGCCGTCTTTGCATTTCTTCTGCGGCTGCCCTATTTTGGTCTTGATCAAATGAGGGTTGTTCTTGAGGTTGTTGTGGTCGATCCAGTGAAGGCGacttttgaatggtttgttGTAGCGTTTGCTGCTGAACTTGGAAACTTCTCTCTTCGGAATAACGGTATTGAGAGGATTGTTGGGCTTGGAAACTCTCCACCATAGTAGGGCGTTGCTCAAGCATCTGAGGTTTCTCtgggaaaagaaagagaacaaaTGTTGTTGACCTCATCAATTCATGCTAACCTATTGGGCATGTACATACCATTTGGTGCTTGCTTCTCTACATACTTGACGGAGCAATCATATTCCAAagtttcttgctctttggcctGAGCCTTCATCCATTCCTCATATTCTCGGTACTTTTCTGCCTCAAGTTGGTTCTCAAACGCTTAAAAATGACAACCACGATCGTCATGTTGAGATTAAAATGCTCGCAGTTGTATCTAGCTTACCCATGGGAGGTTGCGATTCGTGACGAGGTGGCGATTTGGGCTTTGTGGTTTGCTGGAACGTTGGTTGGGATTGTTGGGGCTGGTGAAAGTTATTGACCTTTAGCTCTGATGGATATCTTGTTTCCTTGGGTTGCATAGATTCCAGAGATGGCATCTCAGATTCTCTAGGCACACTCCTTGACACTTCAATGGAACTTTTGCGTGAACCGGAATAAGTCTCATTGATCCGGGATGATCCTGAAAGAGAATTGAAATGTTATGTAAGGCCTAATACGATGTTCCTGTCAGAGTTATTGACACAAACTTGGAAGAGTGCTTGATTTAGATCCCCAAGGTTTGGGCATCTTGGCAGTCCAAACATTGATTCCCTGGGCATTGTGAATTGAATCGTCGAACTTGGGGGTGAACAGATGACCCTTGAGACTGCAAGGCTTGACAGACGCTGGTAGTTCTACCTCTCGCATAGCCCTTTAAGGAACAAACAATCGGATATTGTTGATGATTCAACATGAAAGCCAATTACAAAACACTCACATAGGAGGGGGTAAGCTCGACGAGAAAGAGGGTTGAATTTGCGCAGGAGCTCGGTAAGATTCGGGCTGCGGCATCGACTGGTATGATTGGGCGtgttgttgaagttgttgcTGCTGAAACTGATCAAACTGCTGAGTCTGCTGGAAGCTTTGGCTTTGGTGCGATTCGAATTGTTGGAATTGCTGCTGACTTTGTTGCGCCTGTGAGCCATattgttgagattgatgttgATTCTTATGGTGGAAAGGTCCACCATCCACAGCAGTAGGATGGAAATTATCTCGCGGTTCCTTGAACGCAGAATGACCGCCATACATTCCAGGATTTTGAAGCTGTTGTGGTTGCTTCACCCAAGCCGGTGTGCCCTCTTGGGCTTGGGAACGAATAACCCCTCCTTGTTGTTTCTGGATGGCTTGACGGGTCTTCTGGTGCCGCATCgccatttgttgttgttgttccataGTCTGGGCCTGGATGAGTTGATTTCGCTCCCGCTCCTCCTCCCTTTGCCGTTGGTAGGACTCCTCTTTCATGCGTTGTTGCTCTTGCATCTTCCGCTGCATGTCcatctccttctccttcatgATTTGCTCCTGGTGCATGGTCTGTTGCTGGACATACTTATCGGCGTGGCGTCTGGGATCCTCACGCCCCAAGGTGTTTTCGTCAATGACCCATTTCTCAGccttctccttcctcttcGCGAAGAGCTCCCCACCGCGGCCTTTGCAAGCCTCCAAGTTTTCGACCACATGGTGAGCGGTGTCTGGTGAAGCACCGCCTTGTGCCAAGATCTGCATCTCGGGGAGTTCCTCCTCGGGCAAGTCGGTCCAATCATGGAGTTTTCCATCCGGATTCATGACCAATTTTAAGTTGGGAACCTTGTCGTGACGAGGGGGTTCCTATAAATATGGCAAACTCAT
This Tigriopus californicus strain San Diego chromosome 12, Tcal_SD_v2.1, whole genome shotgun sequence DNA region includes the following protein-coding sequences:
- the LOC131892352 gene encoding trichohyalin-like isoform X1 → MCVCDVNTKEVRGRDLAGGVNVAPEGLGDAIAAKRASRGFESAEEMTGKMVLPLEEPPAPAVPVPDSHTDPERETYERFHGEKPSHGITRPISPKMNQLFPLDTKSGNAAHTREIDQGLQSTIQSAITDIEKDLDEGEFQEVAPLINGDGEENKENQGELPHVNGDAQNGTNGYHHEEDQVGPMVQLNNPVRLRLPHEFKGKVRPMSMPAEMTNFEPMGLPEVGMNGPRKVMQPHVADNTDGPGVQAPFKPQMQMVQTKSQSSTSMSYSKTSSSTMVIDAGPDTGSLKRRNPKQMFTDSAFYSPQHHPSVQEQVEMAHKLSSSLYDEGNRTSVGQEMFMKRAKKSGKWIHGSAKGDGFTTYEDEEPPRHDKVPNLKLVMNPDGKLHDWTDLPEEELPEMQILAQGGASPDTAHHVVENLEACKGRGGELFAKRKEKAEKWVIDENTLGREDPRRHADKYVQQQTMHQEQIMKEKEMDMQRKMQEQQRMKEESYQRQREEERERNQLIQAQTMEQQQQMAMRHQKTRQAIQKQQGGVIRSQAQEGTPAWVKQPQQLQNPGMYGGHSAFKEPRDNFHPTAVDGGPFHHKNQHQSQQYGSQAQQSQQQFQQFESHQSQSFQQTQQFDQFQQQQLQQHAQSYQSMPQPESYRAPAQIQPSFSSSLPPPMAMREVELPASVKPCSLKGHLFTPKFDDSIHNAQGINVWTAKMPKPWGSKSSTLPRSSRINETYSGSRKSSIEVSRSVPRESEMPSLESMQPKETRYPSELKVNNFHQPQQSQPTFQQTTKPKSPPRHESQPPMAFENQLEAEKYREYEEWMKAQAKEQETLEYDCSVKYVEKQAPNEKPQMLEQRPTMVESFQAQQSSQYRYSEERSFQVQQQTLQQTIQKSPSLDRPQQPQEQPSFDQDQNRAAAEEMQRRQQEAADQARMEQEAVERQRQEQEAAERQQQEQEAAERQRQEQEAAERQRQEQEAAERQRQEQEATERQRQEQEAAERQRQEQEAAERQRQEQEAAERQRHEQEAAERQRQEQEAAERQRQEQEAVERQRQEQEHAEQLRMQEQEAAERQRQEQEHAEQLRMQQQAAEQRAAQEEYQRQQAAAEEARFQQEQEKQRSQHEQQVRQQEEQARQQQEQMRQQEQFHMQQEKQMQWQKQQEQQLQQQQQTQLAQPMWQPPSQDGNYSLQSSSMSQSQSYSFQSQSQSQVQTQQTFGHSPGQQPVQFQNYHHSESQQKQSSSFQVSSSMEGADYSTSLRPTTTGALIRTQGDIHFTTAPSKQGQWDDSDNSTFSSLRKTEFGDQLRQTGSIGRPRLYGEEDQDVSPFSSLKATEFGNQLRVKGDIEKSPSGLQQNYDMESQQRHSVKNLVEHFKQAAPPPDMISRPVKRQEMIVPQVQPLQPKPQFTQPQQQQEQPQASAQSMQMSDQQAFQQSQSSLSNSHIADYCTIDGSFGGQGGINGGIQDPSAILGVNEEYVESQSRRRIGDHPNQPEHHLTDAEVEKWDNHNAIARGWRNVDDTYRPVTFRKLYGIKGSPQLNRKSAMY